A DNA window from Lujinxingia litoralis contains the following coding sequences:
- the galE gene encoding UDP-glucose 4-epimerase GalE, protein MSTLLVTGGAGYIGSHVAWALVDAGHHVVILDNLSTGVRENIPPQARLVIGDVGDAVLLKRLFTNHTVDAILHFAGSIVVPESVENPLKYYDNNTTRTRTLLEAAVTAGVPRFVFSSTAAVYGEPAHLPVTEDSPTRPINPYGRSKLMTEWMLEDVSRAHPLNYVALRYFNVAGADPAGRTGQSTPQATHLIKVACQLATGQRESMAIFGTDYPTDDGTCVRDYIHVSDLADAHLRALEFLAEHKTSAVFNCGYGHGYSVRQVVSAVERVVGKKLNVTQSPRRAGDPPELISDPTRLRQATGWEPRHDDLETIVKSALDWEAQTRA, encoded by the coding sequence ATGTCCACCCTCCTCGTGACCGGCGGCGCCGGCTACATCGGAAGCCACGTGGCCTGGGCCCTTGTCGACGCCGGGCACCACGTCGTGATCCTCGACAACCTCTCCACCGGGGTGCGCGAAAACATCCCGCCTCAGGCCCGACTGGTGATCGGCGATGTGGGAGATGCCGTCCTCTTAAAGCGTCTCTTCACCAATCACACGGTCGACGCCATTCTGCACTTCGCCGGCAGCATCGTGGTGCCCGAGTCGGTCGAAAACCCGCTGAAATACTACGACAACAACACCACCCGGACCCGCACGCTTTTGGAAGCCGCGGTGACCGCCGGCGTCCCCCGCTTTGTGTTCTCCTCGACGGCCGCGGTCTATGGGGAGCCCGCACACCTGCCGGTCACCGAAGACTCCCCCACCCGGCCGATCAACCCCTACGGTCGCTCCAAGCTGATGACCGAGTGGATGCTGGAAGACGTCTCCCGAGCGCACCCCCTGAACTATGTGGCGCTGCGCTACTTCAACGTCGCCGGGGCCGATCCGGCCGGGCGCACCGGGCAATCCACCCCGCAGGCCACCCACCTGATCAAGGTCGCCTGCCAGCTGGCCACCGGTCAGCGCGAGTCGATGGCCATCTTTGGCACCGACTACCCCACCGACGATGGCACCTGCGTGCGCGACTACATTCACGTCAGCGACCTGGCCGACGCCCACCTGCGCGCGCTGGAGTTTCTCGCAGAGCACAAGACCAGCGCGGTGTTCAACTGCGGCTACGGCCACGGCTACTCCGTGCGCCAGGTCGTCTCCGCGGTGGAGCGCGTGGTCGGCAAAAAGCTCAACGTCACCCAGAGCCCGCGCCGCGCCGGTGATCCTCCCGAGCTCATCTCCGACCCCACGCGCCTGCGCCAGGCCACCGGCTGGGAGCCGCGCCATGACGATCTGGAAACGATCGTCAAAAGCGCCCTGGACTGGGAGGCCCAGACCCGCGCCTGA
- a CDS encoding recombinase A — MTNLVALPRIRRGTELLRAEEHARWELSTLKGKLSELSAQSAAGVSIALKLIAEAQRAQEPTAWVGSTARLFYPPDAAAWGLDWEALPIINLAEPRQAARAADKLLRSGAFGLVIVDLPPRSFLPAPLMGRLLRLAETHASALLFLSHKSPHEDSLSSLIALRAQARWIRLDPRELQAELTILKDKCRGPGHRLVEDFDGPLGLR, encoded by the coding sequence ATGACCAACCTCGTCGCTCTGCCCCGGATTCGCCGGGGCACCGAGCTCCTGCGCGCCGAAGAGCACGCGCGCTGGGAGCTGAGCACCCTCAAAGGAAAACTCAGCGAGCTCAGCGCGCAGTCGGCCGCCGGGGTCTCCATCGCCCTCAAACTTATCGCCGAGGCCCAGCGCGCGCAGGAGCCGACGGCCTGGGTGGGCTCCACCGCTCGCCTCTTTTACCCGCCCGACGCCGCGGCCTGGGGACTGGACTGGGAGGCGCTGCCGATCATCAACCTGGCCGAGCCCCGTCAGGCCGCCCGGGCCGCCGACAAGCTCCTGCGCAGCGGCGCCTTCGGGCTGGTGATCGTCGATCTGCCCCCGCGCAGCTTCTTGCCCGCTCCGCTGATGGGGCGGCTGCTTCGCCTGGCCGAAACTCACGCCAGCGCGCTGCTCTTCTTGAGCCATAAATCCCCGCACGAAGATTCGCTCAGCTCGCTGATCGCGCTGCGGGCCCAGGCACGCTGGATCCGACTCGATCCGCGCGAGCTACAGGCCGAGTTGACGATCCTCAAAGACAAATGCCGAGGCCCGGGCCATCGCCTGGTGGAGGATTTTGATGGACCGCTGGGCCTGCGTTAA
- a CDS encoding glycosyltransferase family 4 protein, whose amino-acid sequence MTSPPLLSRLRPHLLPGLDAPRHAPIVIDATALDTGHRNRGIGRYVHGLVSAMGRLEEPPSAALLRLHPDASPTSAARRTDGPSDRALPEGFATWTLRRPRTTHLGRFLLNELRLHAELSGAGARLYHATEPWSAPVGPGLKTVITCHDLIPLQFPEHYMGKGHRYWQVYHHYMKLRRRWQALDHIIAISQATADELKQRFNVSPERITVVPNGIDHGHFRPPSEKAINNLKQRFNLQKPFALYLGGYDYRKNTPLLIRALAELPASVELELVLAGGIDEAARQDHERLAARLGQSHRLRWTGFVDDADLPALYAAARVFCYPSLAEGFGLQALEAMACGCPVIAAAQSSLPEVVGDAAILADPNSARDWARELAALFAAEPPESRLRELRARGQERAATFSWERCARETAAVYQRILATP is encoded by the coding sequence ATGACCTCTCCCCCCCTCCTCTCCCGACTCCGCCCCCACCTGCTGCCGGGGCTCGACGCGCCCCGACACGCCCCGATCGTCATCGACGCCACCGCGTTGGACACCGGCCACCGCAACCGCGGCATCGGCCGCTACGTGCACGGGCTCGTAAGCGCCATGGGCCGGCTGGAGGAGCCTCCCTCGGCCGCGCTCCTGCGCCTGCACCCCGACGCCTCGCCAACGAGTGCGGCACGCCGGACCGACGGCCCCTCGGACAGGGCGCTACCCGAGGGCTTTGCGACCTGGACCCTGCGCCGTCCCCGCACCACGCATCTGGGCCGATTCTTACTCAACGAGCTCCGGCTCCATGCCGAACTCAGCGGCGCCGGGGCTCGCCTCTACCACGCCACCGAGCCCTGGTCGGCGCCGGTGGGGCCCGGACTAAAAACCGTGATCACCTGCCACGACCTCATCCCCCTGCAGTTCCCCGAACACTACATGGGTAAGGGGCATCGCTACTGGCAGGTCTACCACCACTACATGAAGCTGCGCCGGCGCTGGCAGGCCCTGGACCATATCATCGCCATCAGCCAGGCCACCGCCGATGAGCTCAAGCAACGCTTTAACGTATCCCCGGAACGCATCACGGTGGTGCCCAATGGCATCGATCACGGCCATTTTCGGCCGCCATCCGAGAAGGCGATCAACAACCTCAAGCAACGCTTCAACCTTCAAAAGCCCTTCGCGCTCTACCTGGGGGGCTACGATTATCGCAAAAACACCCCGCTGCTGATCCGCGCGCTGGCCGAGCTGCCGGCCTCAGTGGAGCTGGAGCTGGTCCTGGCCGGGGGCATCGACGAGGCGGCTCGCCAGGACCACGAACGCCTGGCCGCCCGCCTGGGGCAGTCCCATCGCCTGCGCTGGACGGGATTTGTCGACGACGCCGATCTCCCCGCCCTCTATGCGGCGGCCCGCGTGTTCTGCTATCCCTCGCTGGCCGAGGGCTTTGGACTGCAGGCGCTGGAGGCCATGGCCTGTGGCTGCCCGGTGATCGCCGCGGCGCAATCCAGCCTGCCCGAAGTGGTGGGCGACGCCGCGATCCTGGCCGATCCGAACTCGGCCCGGGACTGGGCCCGGGAACTCGCCGCGCTCTTTGCCGCGGAGCCCCCGGAGTCGCGCCTGCGCGAGCTGCGCGCCCGTGGCCAAGAACGTGCGGCCACCTTCTCCTGGGAGCGCTGCGCCCGGGAGACCGCTGCCGTCTACCAGCGGATATTGGCAACGCCCTGA
- a CDS encoding glycosyltransferase, giving the protein MRVAVVTGAFPALSQTFVLNQITGLIDRGCEVTILADPPRKAEKVHPDVERYGLMARTVYWTQLGQPAPDQALDGVRALVLSRKRRLLKGALQAVGSTRRHEARLSAALMVKAAHLSRLKPFDVVLCHFGNLGRECQILREMGALQGRLAVFFHGYDMSVFPRERGPGVYRELFKGADLLLPISEHWERELIAMGAPRHKIAVHRMGIDTTRFEFKARRPDEGGQVRLLTIGRLVEKKGVSYALEAFARVRERYPGARYHIAGDGPLSESLKARARELNLGDAVDFLGWKHQDEIIELLSDHHVLLTPSVRAANGDMEGLPVVLMEGLATGMPVISTHHSGIPELIRHEESGLLAEERDVEGLARALATLLDAPQDWEGYGQRGRAIVEEEFAIEGLNDRLVERLRELAGR; this is encoded by the coding sequence ATGCGTGTTGCCGTTGTGACCGGAGCCTTTCCGGCCTTAAGTCAGACCTTTGTGCTCAACCAGATCACGGGCCTCATCGATCGAGGCTGTGAGGTCACGATTCTGGCCGATCCGCCCCGTAAGGCCGAGAAGGTGCATCCGGATGTGGAGCGCTACGGGCTGATGGCGCGCACGGTGTACTGGACACAGCTGGGGCAACCGGCGCCCGATCAGGCGTTGGATGGGGTGCGCGCGCTGGTGCTCTCCAGGAAGCGGCGCCTGCTCAAAGGGGCGCTCCAGGCGGTGGGCTCGACCCGGCGCCACGAAGCCCGGCTCTCGGCGGCGTTGATGGTTAAGGCTGCGCACTTAAGCCGGCTCAAGCCCTTTGATGTGGTGCTCTGCCACTTCGGAAACCTGGGGCGGGAGTGCCAGATCTTAAGGGAGATGGGCGCGCTCCAGGGGCGGCTGGCCGTGTTCTTTCATGGCTACGATATGAGCGTGTTTCCCCGGGAGCGGGGCCCGGGCGTGTATCGGGAACTCTTTAAGGGGGCGGACCTGCTCTTGCCGATCAGTGAGCACTGGGAGCGTGAGCTGATCGCGATGGGGGCTCCTCGTCACAAGATCGCCGTGCACCGGATGGGCATCGATACCACGCGCTTTGAGTTTAAGGCTCGCCGCCCCGATGAGGGGGGGCAGGTGCGGCTGCTGACCATCGGGCGTCTGGTGGAGAAAAAAGGCGTGAGCTACGCGCTGGAGGCCTTTGCCCGGGTTCGAGAGCGCTATCCGGGGGCTCGCTACCATATTGCGGGTGACGGTCCGCTGAGTGAGTCGCTCAAAGCACGGGCCCGGGAGCTGAACCTGGGAGACGCGGTGGATTTTTTGGGGTGGAAGCACCAGGACGAGATCATTGAGCTCCTCTCCGACCACCATGTCTTGCTGACCCCGAGCGTGCGGGCGGCCAACGGCGATATGGAAGGGCTGCCGGTGGTGTTGATGGAGGGGCTGGCCACGGGGATGCCGGTGATCAGCACGCATCACAGCGGGATTCCGGAGCTGATTCGCCATGAGGAATCCGGGCTGCTGGCCGAGGAGCGCGATGTGGAGGGGCTGGCCCGGGCGCTGGCGACTTTGCTCGATGCGCCGCAGGACTGGGAGGGCTACGGGCAGCGCGGCCGGGCGATTGTGGAGGAGGAGTTTGCCATTGAGGGGCTCAACGACCGGCTGGTCGAGCGTTTGCGGGAGCTGGCCGGCCGCTGA
- a CDS encoding error-prone DNA polymerase: MLYAPLFCKSNASFLEGASHPEELVDQGADLGLPALALTDRDGFYGTVSAYQRAKTRALKLITGAQISVDDGTSIVLLAQTRKGYAGLSALITRGRLRSEKGQSQVSWTEVAEHAEDLLALWGGPESLLWQNELPAPTAGLLKEAFDDRLYALFLRHQNQEEQAREPLLLARAERWGLPGVGATEVLYHHPARRPLQDILTCIRHTTELSRAGHLLRPNDLYTLTPPDALARRFADRPDLLARTLEIAERCDFSMSELRYSYPLEDLPRGHTPDSWLRALTLKGARQRYDARIPSQVLAHLERELAIIQELDYAGYFLTMKEIVEFCRAQKILCQGRGSAANSAVCFCLGITAVDPVRMGLLFERFISPERAEPPDIDLDIAHERREEVIQHVYARYGRQRAAMVANLIRYRPRSAVRDVGKALGLPEALVDRLARLLGHRSQLGAEVWEQAELDPTLPLHRHLEELTNAILTFPRHLSIHPGGFILARDRVSDLVPVENASMEGRTVIQWDKYDVEALGLFKVDLLGLGALTMLDRAFKLLARHHQRHLDLASIPPEDPATFDMLCRGDTLGVFQIESRAQMAMLPRLKPRTYYDLVIEISLVRPGPITGGMVHPYLRRRQGLEPIDYPHTSLIPVLERTLGIPLFQEQVMKLAVIAADYTPGEADQLRRDMAAWKQHGHIERHRERLITRMIQKGIEPDFAERVFSQIQGFADYGFPESHAASFALLAYATSWLRCHYPVVFTAALLNAQPMGFYSPSTLVEDARRRGVDVRPIDVHTSEWDCTLEPTDTPPFPFALRMGLRQLRGLSRASATHLINARNKGPFESIADFRARVPLPISDHQRLAKAGALQSIGVGRRQALWELSERPETGLPLSLPLQSPEPTPAFQKLSRLEAIEWDHRTSFHSTHGHPLQELRPHLRALGLPSAEELSALPHKSRVHFAALIICRQRPATASGVVFMTLEDETGLANIIIYPDVFERFAVLARTTPFLGVSGTLQHEQGVTHLISDQLWRPDLPRELPKLRSRDFH; this comes from the coding sequence ATGCTCTACGCTCCGCTCTTCTGCAAATCCAACGCCTCTTTCCTGGAGGGCGCCAGCCACCCCGAGGAGCTCGTCGATCAAGGCGCCGATCTGGGCCTGCCGGCACTCGCGCTCACCGATCGCGACGGCTTCTACGGCACGGTAAGCGCCTACCAGCGGGCCAAAACCCGCGCGCTCAAGCTCATCACCGGCGCCCAGATCAGCGTCGATGACGGCACCTCCATCGTGCTTCTGGCGCAGACCCGCAAGGGCTACGCGGGCTTAAGCGCGCTGATCACCCGGGGACGCCTGCGCTCTGAGAAGGGGCAGAGTCAGGTGAGCTGGACCGAGGTCGCCGAACACGCCGAAGACCTCCTCGCGCTCTGGGGCGGCCCGGAGAGCCTGCTCTGGCAAAACGAGCTCCCCGCGCCCACGGCCGGCCTGCTCAAGGAAGCCTTCGACGACCGCCTCTACGCCCTGTTCCTCCGCCACCAGAACCAGGAGGAGCAGGCCCGCGAACCCCTGCTGCTGGCCCGCGCCGAACGCTGGGGCCTGCCCGGCGTCGGCGCCACCGAGGTGCTCTACCACCACCCCGCGCGCCGCCCCCTGCAGGACATCCTGACCTGCATCCGCCACACCACCGAACTCTCCAGGGCCGGCCACCTCCTGCGCCCCAACGACCTCTACACCCTGACCCCACCCGACGCCCTGGCGCGCCGCTTTGCCGATCGCCCCGACCTGCTGGCCCGCACCCTGGAGATCGCCGAGCGCTGCGACTTCAGCATGAGCGAGCTGCGCTACAGCTACCCGCTCGAAGACCTCCCACGGGGGCACACCCCCGACTCCTGGTTGCGCGCACTGACACTAAAAGGAGCCCGTCAGCGCTACGACGCCCGGATCCCCTCCCAGGTCCTCGCCCATCTTGAACGCGAACTCGCCATCATCCAGGAACTCGACTACGCCGGCTACTTTCTGACCATGAAGGAGATCGTGGAGTTCTGCCGCGCGCAGAAGATCCTCTGTCAGGGACGCGGCTCAGCAGCCAACTCCGCGGTCTGCTTCTGCCTGGGCATCACCGCCGTCGATCCGGTGCGTATGGGGCTGCTCTTTGAGCGTTTCATCTCTCCGGAGCGCGCCGAGCCCCCGGATATCGATCTGGACATCGCCCACGAGCGCCGCGAAGAAGTCATCCAACACGTTTACGCCCGCTATGGCCGACAACGCGCGGCCATGGTCGCCAACCTCATTCGCTACCGCCCCCGCTCCGCGGTGCGCGACGTGGGCAAAGCGCTGGGGCTCCCCGAGGCGCTGGTCGACCGCCTCGCCCGCCTGCTCGGCCATCGCAGTCAGCTCGGCGCCGAGGTCTGGGAGCAGGCCGAGCTCGACCCCACGCTCCCGCTCCACCGCCACCTCGAAGAGTTGACCAACGCCATCCTCACCTTCCCCCGCCATCTCTCCATTCACCCCGGTGGCTTTATTCTGGCCCGCGATCGCGTCAGCGATCTGGTCCCGGTCGAAAACGCTTCTATGGAAGGCCGTACCGTCATCCAGTGGGATAAATACGACGTGGAGGCGCTGGGGCTCTTTAAAGTCGATCTCCTGGGCCTGGGCGCGCTGACCATGCTCGATCGCGCTTTTAAATTGCTGGCCAGACACCACCAGCGCCACCTCGATCTGGCCTCGATCCCCCCCGAAGATCCGGCCACCTTCGACATGCTCTGCCGGGGCGACACCCTGGGCGTCTTCCAGATTGAGAGCCGCGCGCAGATGGCCATGCTTCCGCGTCTCAAACCCCGCACCTACTACGATCTCGTCATCGAGATCAGCCTGGTACGTCCCGGCCCCATCACCGGAGGCATGGTCCACCCTTACCTGCGCCGCCGCCAGGGACTTGAGCCCATCGACTACCCCCACACGAGCCTGATCCCGGTACTGGAGCGCACCCTCGGCATCCCTCTTTTCCAGGAACAGGTGATGAAGCTCGCCGTAATTGCTGCGGACTACACCCCCGGAGAGGCCGATCAACTCCGCCGCGACATGGCCGCCTGGAAACAACACGGACACATCGAACGTCACCGCGAGCGCCTGATCACCCGCATGATTCAAAAGGGCATCGAGCCCGACTTCGCCGAACGTGTCTTCAGCCAGATTCAAGGCTTTGCCGATTACGGCTTCCCCGAGAGCCACGCCGCCAGCTTTGCACTCCTGGCCTACGCCACCTCCTGGCTGCGCTGCCACTACCCGGTGGTCTTCACCGCCGCCCTGCTCAATGCGCAGCCCATGGGCTTCTACAGCCCCTCAACCCTGGTCGAAGACGCCCGCCGCCGAGGCGTGGACGTTCGCCCAATCGACGTTCACACCTCGGAGTGGGATTGCACCCTGGAGCCCACCGACACCCCACCCTTTCCCTTTGCCCTGCGCATGGGCCTGCGCCAGCTGCGCGGCCTCTCCCGCGCCAGCGCCACACACCTCATAAACGCCCGAAACAAGGGACCTTTTGAGAGCATCGCCGACTTCCGGGCACGCGTGCCCCTCCCCATCAGCGACCATCAGCGTCTGGCCAAAGCCGGTGCCCTTCAGAGCATCGGCGTCGGCCGCCGCCAGGCCCTCTGGGAACTCTCCGAACGCCCCGAAACCGGCCTCCCCTTAAGCCTCCCTCTCCAAAGTCCCGAGCCCACGCCCGCCTTCCAAAAGCTCAGCCGCCTGGAGGCCATCGAGTGGGATCACCGCACCTCTTTTCATAGCACCCACGGCCACCCCCTCCAGGAGCTGCGCCCCCACCTTCGCGCCCTTGGACTGCCCAGCGCCGAAGAACTCAGCGCGCTTCCCCACAAAAGCCGCGTCCACTTCGCCGCACTCATCATCTGCCGCCAGCGCCCTGCCACCGCCTCGGGCGTGGTCTTTATGACCCTGGAGGATGAGACCGGCCTGGCCAACATCATCATCTACCCCGACGTCTTTGAGCGCTTTGCAGTCCTGGCCCGCACCACCCCTTTTCTGGGCGTCTCCGGCACCCTGCAACATGAACAGGGGGTGACCCACCTGATCAGCGACCAGCTCTGGCGCCCCGATCTTCCCCGGGAGCTCCCGAAGCTGCGCTCCCGGGACTTTCATTGA
- a CDS encoding DNA polymerase Y family protein produces the protein MDRWACVNAADFPLQVLLRSHPDWRQGPAALLDRDHPQGRLVGLNASARQAGLSRGMHYGEALALIPALRAGTVDPDQVASLADTLAQALGEYSPQVERHQELPGLFWLNASGLGRLYPDWRQWAGPLRRRIFERFDIRVTLAVGFRRALTYVIARTADTSGAFDTPEAERRAAGQARLTALDLPRADRELLTHLGLHTLDDLLALPAQGLHRRLSPALVELYRQARGDRELPIEPFTLKAPAQVDHHLDYAERNTHRLLFLLKGHLHPLLRSLEETHDKLVALNLHFELDHHPALSERIEPAEPTLDALTISDLIWLRLESLELPAGVTHLTLVAHGERTCTEQLRLDLGGAARSTRDIEAANRALARLRAHFGTEVVQRVRLRQAHLPEGRFVLEPLPRIPLPSPPSAPHPQAVRRFYPSPQRLRSLPGVSTRQGPHTICGGWWVREIHRDYHLMVTEDERLIWTFYDHRRHRWYVHAEF, from the coding sequence ATGGACCGCTGGGCCTGCGTTAACGCCGCCGACTTCCCGCTGCAGGTGCTCCTGCGCAGCCATCCGGACTGGCGCCAGGGGCCGGCCGCACTCCTGGATCGCGACCACCCTCAGGGGCGTCTGGTCGGGCTCAATGCCAGCGCGCGTCAGGCCGGCCTGAGCCGGGGAATGCACTACGGGGAAGCCCTGGCACTGATCCCGGCGCTGCGCGCCGGCACGGTGGATCCAGACCAGGTGGCGTCGCTTGCCGACACCCTGGCGCAGGCCCTCGGAGAGTATTCGCCTCAGGTGGAGCGCCACCAGGAGCTCCCGGGGCTCTTCTGGCTCAATGCCTCCGGGCTGGGCCGCCTCTACCCGGACTGGCGCCAGTGGGCCGGCCCCCTGCGCCGGCGTATCTTTGAGCGCTTTGATATCCGCGTCACCCTGGCGGTGGGCTTTCGCCGCGCGCTGACCTACGTCATCGCCCGCACCGCCGACACCTCCGGGGCCTTTGACACTCCGGAGGCCGAGCGCCGGGCCGCCGGCCAGGCCCGCCTCACCGCCCTGGATCTGCCCCGGGCCGACCGCGAACTTTTGACCCACCTGGGCCTGCACACCCTCGATGATCTTCTGGCCCTGCCGGCTCAGGGGCTCCACCGCCGACTCAGCCCCGCGCTGGTGGAGCTCTACCGACAGGCCCGCGGCGACCGGGAGCTTCCCATTGAACCCTTTACGCTCAAAGCGCCGGCGCAGGTGGACCACCACCTGGACTACGCCGAGCGCAACACCCACCGCCTCCTTTTTCTGCTCAAAGGCCACCTTCACCCCCTGCTTCGCAGCCTGGAGGAGACCCACGACAAACTCGTCGCGCTCAATCTTCACTTCGAACTCGACCACCACCCCGCCCTGAGCGAACGCATTGAACCTGCCGAGCCCACCCTTGATGCGCTGACAATCTCCGATCTGATCTGGCTTCGCCTGGAGAGCCTGGAGCTTCCCGCCGGCGTGACCCACCTGACCCTGGTGGCCCATGGCGAGCGCACCTGCACCGAGCAGCTCCGCCTGGACCTGGGAGGCGCGGCCCGGAGCACCCGCGATATCGAGGCCGCCAACCGGGCTCTGGCCCGGCTGCGCGCACATTTTGGCACCGAGGTCGTCCAGCGAGTGCGCCTTCGCCAGGCCCACCTTCCCGAGGGGCGCTTCGTCCTGGAGCCCCTCCCACGCATCCCCCTCCCCTCTCCCCCGAGCGCTCCCCACCCACAGGCCGTGCGCCGTTTCTATCCCTCACCACAGCGCCTGCGCTCACTCCCCGGCGTGAGCACGCGCCAGGGGCCACACACCATCTGCGGTGGCTGGTGGGTGCGCGAGATTCATCGCGACTACCACCTCATGGTCACCGAGGACGAGCGCCTGATCTGGACCTTCTACGATCACCGCCGCCACCGCTGGTACGTGCACGCCGAGTTCTAA